A genome region from Diorhabda carinulata isolate Delta chromosome 2, icDioCari1.1, whole genome shotgun sequence includes the following:
- the LOC130903921 gene encoding proton-coupled amino acid transporter 1-like isoform X1 — MSHERLLDNAHYSSYNAVSHQNGMELHHSQNNYDVESNKSPWYGSKTSCTSGNDEMMFQSTEEILKQSDPKKKGHLSSRDAKTGGGHGISVEHPTSYLETLMHLLKGNVGSGIFAMGDAIKNAGIVLGPIVVLILGLICLHCQHLLLNAAKTLQTRHKIKQSPDFAETVELCFEKGPSKLSRMSVFARKTVNVFLCITQLGFCCVYFVFISDNMKQVLNYNGYEVDVHLLMVIILVPILLPSLVRNLKYLAPFSTVANILMIVGIVVVLYYSISDGLPDVTERNYIASFGTIPLFFGTAVFAFEGIGLVLPLQNEMKKPSDFDRTFGVLNVGMVIVTALYITVGFIGYLKFGDAIQGSITLNLPPEQPLYQAVKIVISAGILLTYCLQFYIAIGIMWPTIHERLGDIRHPVMGELVFRAAMVIVTFILAEAIPFLNHFISLVGAISSSALCMVFPAILDLVTKYSHEELSFLVIFKNSFILLISILGMVTGSIESFKAIVNAFQNS; from the exons AATGGAGTTACATCATAGTCAGAACAATTACGACGTTGAAAGCAACAAATCACCATGGTACGGTTCAAAGACAAGTTGTACTAG TGGCAATGACGAAATGATGTTCCAGTCTACCgaagaaatattaaaacaatcaGATCCTAAGAAGAAGGGACACCTTTCTAGTCGAGATGCGAAAACTGGGGGTGGCCATGGTATTTCAGTGGAACATCCTACATC GTATTTGGAAACTCTCATGCATTTATTAAAAGGAAACGTAGGATCTGGTATATTTGCTATGGGCGATGCTATAAAAAATGCAGGCATTGTTCTAGGCCCTATAGTAGTTCTGATTTTGGGCTTAATATGTCTTCACTGTCAACATTTGTTG ttgAATGCCGCCAAAACTCTCCAGACTAGACATAAAATTAAGCAATCTCCTGATTTTGCAGAAACTGTCGAATTATGTTTCGAAAAAGGACCATCTAAACTATCTCGTATGTCGGTATTTGCCAGGAAAACAGTAAATGTGTTTTTGTGCATTACACAACTTGGATTTTGCtgtgtttattttgttttcatatccGACAACATGAAACAG GTTCTCAATTATAATGGCTATGAAGTAGATGTCCATTTACTCATGGTTATAATTTTGGTACCAATTTTATTACCTTCGTTGGTACGAAATTTGAAATACCTCGCTCCGTTTTCCACAGTAGCCAACATTTTAATGATAGTTGGAATAGTCgttgttttatattattcaatatctGATGGTCTACCAGATGTAACTGAGCGTAATTATATTGCCAGCTTTGGAACGATCCCATTGTTTTTTGGAACTGCCGTTTTTGCTTTCGAAGGAATAGGACTG GTACTACCGCTTCAGAATGAGATGAAGAAGCCAAGCGACTTCGACAGAACGTTTGGAGTGCTGAATGTTGGAATGGTTATTGTTACAGCATTATATATAACTGTTGGTTTTATTGGATACCTGAAATTTGGAGATGCGATACAGGGTAGTATCACTCTGAATTTACCTCCAGAACAACC ATTATATCAAGCAGTTAAGATAGTAATATCGGCTGGTATACTTCTAACATATTGTCTTCAATTTTACATTGCTATCGGTATTATGTGGCCGACAATACATGAACGACTAGGAGACATCAGGCATCCGGTTATGGGAGAACTGGTATTCAGAGCAGCAATGGTTATTGTGACAT ttattttggcCGAAGCAATTCCTTTTCTCAATCATTTTATATCCCTGGTTGGAGCTATCAGTAGTTCAGCTCTATGCATGGTGTTTCCGGCTATTTTGGATCTAGTAACAAAATATTCTCACGAAGAGCTTtcttttttggttattttcaaaaatagttttattttattaatatccatATTAGGAATGGTCACAGGAAGTATTGAGAGCTTCAAAGCAATAGTGAATGCATTTCAAAATAGTTAA
- the LOC130903921 gene encoding proton-coupled amino acid transporter 1-like isoform X4, whose product MELHHSQNNYDVESNKSPWYGSKTSCTSGNDEMMFQSTEEILKQSDPKKKGHLSSRDAKTGGGHGISVEHPTSYLETLMHLLKGNVGSGIFAMGDAIKNAGIVLGPIVVLILGLICLHCQHLLLNAAKTLQTRHKIKQSPDFAETVELCFEKGPSKLSRMSVFARKTVNVFLCITQLGFCCVYFVFISDNMKQVLNYNGYEVDVHLLMVIILVPILLPSLVRNLKYLAPFSTVANILMIVGIVVVLYYSISDGLPDVTERNYIASFGTIPLFFGTAVFAFEGIGLVLPLQNEMKKPSDFDRTFGVLNVGMVIVTALYITVGFIGYLKFGDAIQGSITLNLPPEQPLYQAVKIVISAGILLTYCLQFYIAIGIMWPTIHERLGDIRHPVMGELVFRAAMVIVTFILAEAIPFLNHFISLVGAISSSALCMVFPAILDLVTKYSHEELSFLVIFKNSFILLISILGMVTGSIESFKAIVNAFQNS is encoded by the exons ATGGAGTTACATCATAGTCAGAACAATTACGACGTTGAAAGCAACAAATCACCATGGTACGGTTCAAAGACAAGTTGTACTAG TGGCAATGACGAAATGATGTTCCAGTCTACCgaagaaatattaaaacaatcaGATCCTAAGAAGAAGGGACACCTTTCTAGTCGAGATGCGAAAACTGGGGGTGGCCATGGTATTTCAGTGGAACATCCTACATC GTATTTGGAAACTCTCATGCATTTATTAAAAGGAAACGTAGGATCTGGTATATTTGCTATGGGCGATGCTATAAAAAATGCAGGCATTGTTCTAGGCCCTATAGTAGTTCTGATTTTGGGCTTAATATGTCTTCACTGTCAACATTTGTTG ttgAATGCCGCCAAAACTCTCCAGACTAGACATAAAATTAAGCAATCTCCTGATTTTGCAGAAACTGTCGAATTATGTTTCGAAAAAGGACCATCTAAACTATCTCGTATGTCGGTATTTGCCAGGAAAACAGTAAATGTGTTTTTGTGCATTACACAACTTGGATTTTGCtgtgtttattttgttttcatatccGACAACATGAAACAG GTTCTCAATTATAATGGCTATGAAGTAGATGTCCATTTACTCATGGTTATAATTTTGGTACCAATTTTATTACCTTCGTTGGTACGAAATTTGAAATACCTCGCTCCGTTTTCCACAGTAGCCAACATTTTAATGATAGTTGGAATAGTCgttgttttatattattcaatatctGATGGTCTACCAGATGTAACTGAGCGTAATTATATTGCCAGCTTTGGAACGATCCCATTGTTTTTTGGAACTGCCGTTTTTGCTTTCGAAGGAATAGGACTG GTACTACCGCTTCAGAATGAGATGAAGAAGCCAAGCGACTTCGACAGAACGTTTGGAGTGCTGAATGTTGGAATGGTTATTGTTACAGCATTATATATAACTGTTGGTTTTATTGGATACCTGAAATTTGGAGATGCGATACAGGGTAGTATCACTCTGAATTTACCTCCAGAACAACC ATTATATCAAGCAGTTAAGATAGTAATATCGGCTGGTATACTTCTAACATATTGTCTTCAATTTTACATTGCTATCGGTATTATGTGGCCGACAATACATGAACGACTAGGAGACATCAGGCATCCGGTTATGGGAGAACTGGTATTCAGAGCAGCAATGGTTATTGTGACAT ttattttggcCGAAGCAATTCCTTTTCTCAATCATTTTATATCCCTGGTTGGAGCTATCAGTAGTTCAGCTCTATGCATGGTGTTTCCGGCTATTTTGGATCTAGTAACAAAATATTCTCACGAAGAGCTTtcttttttggttattttcaaaaatagttttattttattaatatccatATTAGGAATGGTCACAGGAAGTATTGAGAGCTTCAAAGCAATAGTGAATGCATTTCAAAATAGTTAA
- the LOC130903921 gene encoding proton-coupled amino acid transporter 1-like isoform X2, producing MVDLALLLLLITNKKRMELHHSQNNYDVESNKSPWYGSKTSCTSGNDEMMFQSTEEILKQSDPKKKGHLSSRDAKTGGGHGISVEHPTSYLETLMHLLKGNVGSGIFAMGDAIKNAGIVLGPIVVLILGLICLHCQHLLLNAAKTLQTRHKIKQSPDFAETVELCFEKGPSKLSRMSVFARKTVNVFLCITQLGFCCVYFVFISDNMKQVLNYNGYEVDVHLLMVIILVPILLPSLVRNLKYLAPFSTVANILMIVGIVVVLYYSISDGLPDVTERNYIASFGTIPLFFGTAVFAFEGIGLVLPLQNEMKKPSDFDRTFGVLNVGMVIVTALYITVGFIGYLKFGDAIQGSITLNLPPEQPLYQAVKIVISAGILLTYCLQFYIAIGIMWPTIHERLGDIRHPVMGELVFRAAMVIVTFILAEAIPFLNHFISLVGAISSSALCMVFPAILDLVTKYSHEELSFLVIFKNSFILLISILGMVTGSIESFKAIVNAFQNS from the exons AATGGAGTTACATCATAGTCAGAACAATTACGACGTTGAAAGCAACAAATCACCATGGTACGGTTCAAAGACAAGTTGTACTAG TGGCAATGACGAAATGATGTTCCAGTCTACCgaagaaatattaaaacaatcaGATCCTAAGAAGAAGGGACACCTTTCTAGTCGAGATGCGAAAACTGGGGGTGGCCATGGTATTTCAGTGGAACATCCTACATC GTATTTGGAAACTCTCATGCATTTATTAAAAGGAAACGTAGGATCTGGTATATTTGCTATGGGCGATGCTATAAAAAATGCAGGCATTGTTCTAGGCCCTATAGTAGTTCTGATTTTGGGCTTAATATGTCTTCACTGTCAACATTTGTTG ttgAATGCCGCCAAAACTCTCCAGACTAGACATAAAATTAAGCAATCTCCTGATTTTGCAGAAACTGTCGAATTATGTTTCGAAAAAGGACCATCTAAACTATCTCGTATGTCGGTATTTGCCAGGAAAACAGTAAATGTGTTTTTGTGCATTACACAACTTGGATTTTGCtgtgtttattttgttttcatatccGACAACATGAAACAG GTTCTCAATTATAATGGCTATGAAGTAGATGTCCATTTACTCATGGTTATAATTTTGGTACCAATTTTATTACCTTCGTTGGTACGAAATTTGAAATACCTCGCTCCGTTTTCCACAGTAGCCAACATTTTAATGATAGTTGGAATAGTCgttgttttatattattcaatatctGATGGTCTACCAGATGTAACTGAGCGTAATTATATTGCCAGCTTTGGAACGATCCCATTGTTTTTTGGAACTGCCGTTTTTGCTTTCGAAGGAATAGGACTG GTACTACCGCTTCAGAATGAGATGAAGAAGCCAAGCGACTTCGACAGAACGTTTGGAGTGCTGAATGTTGGAATGGTTATTGTTACAGCATTATATATAACTGTTGGTTTTATTGGATACCTGAAATTTGGAGATGCGATACAGGGTAGTATCACTCTGAATTTACCTCCAGAACAACC ATTATATCAAGCAGTTAAGATAGTAATATCGGCTGGTATACTTCTAACATATTGTCTTCAATTTTACATTGCTATCGGTATTATGTGGCCGACAATACATGAACGACTAGGAGACATCAGGCATCCGGTTATGGGAGAACTGGTATTCAGAGCAGCAATGGTTATTGTGACAT ttattttggcCGAAGCAATTCCTTTTCTCAATCATTTTATATCCCTGGTTGGAGCTATCAGTAGTTCAGCTCTATGCATGGTGTTTCCGGCTATTTTGGATCTAGTAACAAAATATTCTCACGAAGAGCTTtcttttttggttattttcaaaaatagttttattttattaatatccatATTAGGAATGGTCACAGGAAGTATTGAGAGCTTCAAAGCAATAGTGAATGCATTTCAAAATAGTTAA
- the LOC130903921 gene encoding proton-coupled amino acid transporter 1-like isoform X3, whose amino-acid sequence MSVFGISSRMELHHSQNNYDVESNKSPWYGSKTSCTSGNDEMMFQSTEEILKQSDPKKKGHLSSRDAKTGGGHGISVEHPTSYLETLMHLLKGNVGSGIFAMGDAIKNAGIVLGPIVVLILGLICLHCQHLLLNAAKTLQTRHKIKQSPDFAETVELCFEKGPSKLSRMSVFARKTVNVFLCITQLGFCCVYFVFISDNMKQVLNYNGYEVDVHLLMVIILVPILLPSLVRNLKYLAPFSTVANILMIVGIVVVLYYSISDGLPDVTERNYIASFGTIPLFFGTAVFAFEGIGLVLPLQNEMKKPSDFDRTFGVLNVGMVIVTALYITVGFIGYLKFGDAIQGSITLNLPPEQPLYQAVKIVISAGILLTYCLQFYIAIGIMWPTIHERLGDIRHPVMGELVFRAAMVIVTFILAEAIPFLNHFISLVGAISSSALCMVFPAILDLVTKYSHEELSFLVIFKNSFILLISILGMVTGSIESFKAIVNAFQNS is encoded by the exons AATGGAGTTACATCATAGTCAGAACAATTACGACGTTGAAAGCAACAAATCACCATGGTACGGTTCAAAGACAAGTTGTACTAG TGGCAATGACGAAATGATGTTCCAGTCTACCgaagaaatattaaaacaatcaGATCCTAAGAAGAAGGGACACCTTTCTAGTCGAGATGCGAAAACTGGGGGTGGCCATGGTATTTCAGTGGAACATCCTACATC GTATTTGGAAACTCTCATGCATTTATTAAAAGGAAACGTAGGATCTGGTATATTTGCTATGGGCGATGCTATAAAAAATGCAGGCATTGTTCTAGGCCCTATAGTAGTTCTGATTTTGGGCTTAATATGTCTTCACTGTCAACATTTGTTG ttgAATGCCGCCAAAACTCTCCAGACTAGACATAAAATTAAGCAATCTCCTGATTTTGCAGAAACTGTCGAATTATGTTTCGAAAAAGGACCATCTAAACTATCTCGTATGTCGGTATTTGCCAGGAAAACAGTAAATGTGTTTTTGTGCATTACACAACTTGGATTTTGCtgtgtttattttgttttcatatccGACAACATGAAACAG GTTCTCAATTATAATGGCTATGAAGTAGATGTCCATTTACTCATGGTTATAATTTTGGTACCAATTTTATTACCTTCGTTGGTACGAAATTTGAAATACCTCGCTCCGTTTTCCACAGTAGCCAACATTTTAATGATAGTTGGAATAGTCgttgttttatattattcaatatctGATGGTCTACCAGATGTAACTGAGCGTAATTATATTGCCAGCTTTGGAACGATCCCATTGTTTTTTGGAACTGCCGTTTTTGCTTTCGAAGGAATAGGACTG GTACTACCGCTTCAGAATGAGATGAAGAAGCCAAGCGACTTCGACAGAACGTTTGGAGTGCTGAATGTTGGAATGGTTATTGTTACAGCATTATATATAACTGTTGGTTTTATTGGATACCTGAAATTTGGAGATGCGATACAGGGTAGTATCACTCTGAATTTACCTCCAGAACAACC ATTATATCAAGCAGTTAAGATAGTAATATCGGCTGGTATACTTCTAACATATTGTCTTCAATTTTACATTGCTATCGGTATTATGTGGCCGACAATACATGAACGACTAGGAGACATCAGGCATCCGGTTATGGGAGAACTGGTATTCAGAGCAGCAATGGTTATTGTGACAT ttattttggcCGAAGCAATTCCTTTTCTCAATCATTTTATATCCCTGGTTGGAGCTATCAGTAGTTCAGCTCTATGCATGGTGTTTCCGGCTATTTTGGATCTAGTAACAAAATATTCTCACGAAGAGCTTtcttttttggttattttcaaaaatagttttattttattaatatccatATTAGGAATGGTCACAGGAAGTATTGAGAGCTTCAAAGCAATAGTGAATGCATTTCAAAATAGTTAA